In Vagococcus hydrophili, one DNA window encodes the following:
- the tuf gene encoding elongation factor Tu, protein MAKEKFDRSKSHVNIGTIGHVDHGKTTLSAAIATVLAKNGFGEAQNYADIDNAPEEKERGITINTSHIEYETETRHYAHVDCPGHADYVKNMITGAAQMDGAILVVSAADGPMPQTREHILLSRNVGVPYIVVFLNKMDMVDDEELLELVEMEVRDLLSDYDFPGDDTPVIAGSALKALEGEASYEEKILELMAAVDEYIPTPERQTDKPFMMPVEDVFSITGRGTVATGRVERGEVRVGDEVELVGIAEATAKSTVTGVEMFRKLLDYAEAGDNIGALLRGVAREDIQRGQVLAAPGTITPHTKFKAEVYVLSKEEGGRHTPFFTNYRPQFYFRTTDVTGVCQLPEGIEMVMPGDNVAMEVELIHPIAIEDGTRFSIREGGRTVGSGVVSEILG, encoded by the coding sequence ATGGCAAAAGAAAAATTTGACCGCTCGAAATCCCATGTAAACATCGGTACTATCGGACACGTCGATCACGGTAAAACAACTTTATCTGCAGCAATCGCTACAGTATTAGCAAAAAATGGTTTCGGTGAAGCTCAAAACTACGCTGATATCGATAACGCTCCAGAAGAAAAAGAACGTGGAATCACGATCAACACTTCTCATATCGAATATGAAACAGAAACTCGTCACTACGCTCACGTGGATTGTCCAGGACATGCGGATTATGTTAAAAACATGATCACTGGTGCTGCTCAAATGGACGGCGCTATCTTAGTAGTATCTGCTGCTGATGGCCCAATGCCACAAACTCGCGAGCATATCCTTTTATCTCGTAACGTTGGTGTACCATACATCGTTGTTTTCTTAAACAAAATGGACATGGTTGATGACGAAGAATTATTAGAATTAGTTGAAATGGAAGTTCGTGACTTATTATCAGATTACGATTTCCCTGGTGATGACACTCCAGTTATCGCTGGTTCAGCTTTAAAAGCTTTAGAAGGTGAAGCTTCTTACGAAGAAAAAATCTTAGAATTAATGGCTGCAGTTGATGAGTATATCCCAACTCCAGAACGTCAAACTGACAAACCATTCATGATGCCAGTTGAGGATGTATTCTCAATTACTGGACGTGGTACTGTTGCTACAGGCCGTGTTGAACGTGGTGAAGTACGTGTTGGTGACGAAGTTGAATTAGTTGGTATTGCTGAAGCTACTGCTAAATCAACAGTTACAGGTGTTGAAATGTTCCGTAAATTATTAGATTACGCTGAAGCTGGCGATAACATCGGTGCTTTATTACGTGGGGTAGCTCGTGAAGATATCCAACGTGGACAAGTATTAGCAGCTCCAGGAACAATCACTCCACATACGAAATTTAAAGCGGAAGTTTATGTTTTATCTAAAGAAGAAGGTGGACGTCATACTCCATTCTTCACTAACTACCGCCCACAATTCTATTTCCGTACTACTGACGTAACTGGCGTTTGTCAATTACCAGAAGGTATCGAAATGGTTATGCCTGGTGATAACGTAGCTATGGAAGTGGAATTAATCCACCCAATCGCTATCGAAGATGGTACTCGTTTCTCTATCCGTGAGGGTGGACGTACTGTTGGTTCAGGTGTTGTATCTGAAATCTTAGGATAA
- the fusA gene encoding elongation factor G, with amino-acid sequence MAREFSLDNTRNIGIMAHVDAGKTTTTERILYYTGKIHKLGETHEGASQMDWMEQEQERGITITSAATTAQWKGYRVNIIDTPGHVDFTIEVQRSLRVLDGAVTVLDSQSGVEPQTETVWRQATDYKVPRVVFCNKMDKIGADFLYSVKTLHDRLQANAHPIQLPIGAEDNFTGIIDLITMKAEIYTNDLGTDIREEEIPEEYMEQAIEWREKLVEAVAETDEDLMMKYLDGEEISIEELKAGIRRATINVEFFPVMAGSAFKNKGVQLMLDAVLDYLPAPTDVEAIKGIDTKTEEETVRPADDSAPFSSLAFKVMTDPFVGRLTFFRVYSGTLESGSYVLNASKDKKERIGRILQMHANSREEINQVFSGDIAAAVGLKDTTTGDTLCALDAPVILESIEFPEPVIQVAVEPKSKADQDKMGVALQKLAEEDPSFRVETNVETGETVISGMGELHLDVLVDRMRREFRVEANVGAPQVSYRETFRAPLTQAEGKFVRQSGGKGQYGHVWVEFTPNEEGKGFEFENAIVGGVVPREYIPAVEKGLAESMNNGVLAGYPLVDIKAKLYDGSYHDVDSNETAFRVAASMALRAAAKKAQPAILEPMMKVTVTVPEEYLGDIMGHVTSRRGRVEGMEAHGNSQIVNALVPLAEMFGYATTLRSATQGRGTFMMVFNHYEDVPKSIQEEIIKKNGGSAD; translated from the coding sequence ATGGCAAGAGAATTCTCGTTAGATAATACACGTAATATTGGAATCATGGCCCATGTTGATGCTGGTAAAACAACAACAACTGAGCGTATCCTTTATTATACAGGTAAAATCCACAAACTTGGTGAAACTCATGAAGGAGCTTCACAAATGGACTGGATGGAACAAGAACAAGAACGTGGTATCACAATCACTTCTGCAGCAACAACTGCACAGTGGAAAGGTTACCGAGTTAACATTATCGATACTCCTGGTCACGTGGATTTCACTATTGAAGTTCAACGTTCACTACGCGTATTAGATGGTGCTGTAACAGTTCTTGATTCACAATCAGGTGTTGAGCCTCAAACTGAAACAGTTTGGCGTCAAGCAACTGACTATAAAGTTCCACGTGTTGTTTTCTGTAACAAAATGGATAAAATTGGTGCTGACTTCTTGTATTCTGTAAAAACTTTACATGACCGCTTGCAAGCCAACGCTCATCCAATTCAATTACCAATTGGTGCAGAAGATAACTTCACAGGGATTATTGATTTAATCACTATGAAAGCTGAAATCTATACAAATGACTTAGGAACAGACATCCGTGAGGAAGAAATTCCTGAAGAATATATGGAACAAGCAATCGAATGGCGCGAAAAATTAGTAGAAGCAGTAGCTGAAACTGATGAAGACTTAATGATGAAATACTTAGATGGAGAAGAAATCTCTATCGAAGAATTAAAAGCTGGTATCCGTCGTGCGACGATCAATGTTGAATTCTTCCCAGTAATGGCTGGATCTGCGTTTAAAAACAAAGGTGTTCAGTTAATGCTTGATGCGGTATTAGATTACTTACCAGCTCCAACAGACGTTGAAGCTATTAAAGGAATTGATACTAAAACAGAAGAAGAAACTGTTCGTCCAGCTGACGATAGCGCTCCTTTCTCATCATTAGCATTTAAAGTTATGACGGATCCATTCGTTGGACGTTTAACTTTCTTCCGTGTTTATTCTGGAACTTTAGAAAGTGGTTCATATGTATTGAACGCTTCTAAAGATAAAAAAGAACGTATCGGACGTATCCTACAAATGCATGCAAACAGTCGTGAAGAGATAAACCAAGTTTTCTCTGGAGATATTGCTGCAGCTGTTGGACTTAAAGATACAACAACAGGTGATACTTTATGTGCACTTGATGCACCAGTTATCTTAGAATCAATTGAGTTCCCAGAACCAGTTATTCAAGTAGCTGTAGAACCTAAATCTAAAGCTGACCAAGATAAAATGGGTGTTGCTTTACAAAAACTTGCTGAAGAAGATCCTTCATTCCGAGTTGAAACAAACGTTGAAACTGGAGAAACAGTTATCTCTGGTATGGGTGAGTTACACTTAGACGTTTTAGTAGACCGTATGAGACGCGAATTTAGAGTAGAAGCTAATGTAGGAGCACCTCAAGTTTCATACCGTGAAACATTTAGAGCACCTCTTACTCAAGCAGAAGGTAAATTTGTACGTCAATCGGGTGGTAAAGGTCAATACGGACATGTCTGGGTTGAATTTACACCAAACGAAGAAGGTAAAGGTTTTGAATTCGAAAACGCAATCGTCGGTGGTGTGGTTCCTCGTGAATACATCCCAGCTGTTGAAAAAGGATTAGCAGAATCTATGAACAATGGTGTTCTTGCTGGTTATCCGTTAGTAGATATTAAAGCTAAACTTTATGATGGTTCATACCATGATGTCGATTCAAATGAAACGGCATTCCGTGTGGCAGCATCTATGGCATTACGTGCCGCAGCTAAGAAAGCTCAACCAGCAATCTTAGAACCAATGATGAAAGTTACTGTAACAGTTCCTGAAGAATATTTAGGAGACATTATGGGACACGTAACAAGTCGTCGTGGACGTGTTGAAGGAATGGAAGCTCATGGAAATTCACAAATTGTTAACGCACTTGTGCCATTAGCTGAAATGTTTGGATACGCAACAACATTACGTTCTGCAACTCAAGGACGTGGTACATTTATGATGGTATTTAACCACTATGAAGACGTACCAAAATCTATTCAAGAAGAAATCATCAAGAAAAATGGTGGATCTGCTGATTAG
- the rpiA gene encoding ribose-5-phosphate isomerase RpiA, which translates to MNLKKMVGIESAKYVKDGMTVGLGTGSTAFFMVEEIGRRMREEGLSITGVTTSNATEKQASELGIPLKSIDEVDHVDVTIDGADEISNDYHGIKGGGAALLFEKIVATYSNKTIWIVDESKMVEHLGAFPLPVEVIPYGSDQLVRLFNSKGYNPKIRRQDNGNPLLTDSKNYIIDLYLEKIENPKDLATWLDHQVGVVEHGLFLDMATTVIIGTSDKGVQTIEVSR; encoded by the coding sequence ATGAATTTAAAAAAAATGGTTGGAATCGAATCAGCAAAATATGTCAAAGACGGAATGACGGTTGGTTTAGGTACCGGTTCGACTGCCTTTTTTATGGTAGAGGAAATCGGCCGACGTATGCGTGAGGAAGGCTTAAGCATCACTGGTGTAACCACTTCTAACGCAACAGAAAAACAAGCGTCAGAATTGGGTATCCCTTTAAAAAGCATTGATGAAGTTGATCATGTGGATGTAACGATTGACGGAGCAGATGAAATTTCTAATGATTATCACGGCATTAAAGGTGGCGGTGCTGCCCTGTTATTCGAAAAAATCGTAGCAACGTATTCGAATAAAACAATCTGGATTGTAGACGAATCAAAAATGGTAGAGCATTTAGGCGCATTCCCATTACCTGTAGAAGTGATTCCTTATGGTAGTGATCAATTAGTTCGCTTATTTAATTCAAAAGGCTACAACCCAAAAATTAGACGACAAGATAATGGTAATCCTTTGCTAACTGATAGTAAAAACTATATTATTGACTTGTACCTAGAAAAAATCGAAAACCCTAAAGATTTAGCTACTTGGTTAGATCATCAAGTTGGGGTTGTGGAACACGGTCTTTTCTTAGATATGGCAACAACAGTCATCATAGGTACTTCTGACAAAGGAGTTCAAACGATCGAAGTATCTAGATAA
- the rpsL gene encoding 30S ribosomal protein S12: MPTINQLVRKSRKSQTTKSGSPALGKSYNSFKKSQTNVNSPQKRGVCTRVGTMTPKKPNSALRKYARVRLSNLIEVTAYIPGIGHNLQEHSVVLIRGGRVKDLPGVRYHVVRGALDTAGVTDRKQSRSKYGTKKPKK, translated from the coding sequence ATGCCTACAATTAATCAATTGGTACGTAAGTCTCGTAAATCACAAACTACTAAATCTGGCTCTCCCGCTTTAGGAAAGAGCTACAATAGTTTCAAAAAATCTCAAACAAATGTGAACTCTCCACAAAAACGTGGGGTTTGTACACGTGTGGGAACGATGACACCTAAAAAACCTAACTCGGCGTTACGTAAATATGCCCGTGTTCGCTTGTCTAACTTAATTGAAGTGACAGCTTACATTCCTGGTATTGGACATAACTTGCAAGAGCATAGTGTTGTTTTAATTCGTGGTGGACGTGTGAAAGATTTACCTGGAGTACGTTACCATGTTGTCCGTGGAGCTTTAGATACTGCTGGTGTTACAGATCGTAAACAAAGCCGTTCTAAATACGGAACTAAAAAACCTAAGAAATAA
- the rpsJ gene encoding 30S ribosomal protein S10 yields the protein MAKQKIRIRLKAYEHRVLDQSAEKIVETAKRTGAEVSGPIPLPTDRSVYTVIRATHKYKDSREQFEMRTHKRLIDIVSPTPKTVDALMKLDLPSGVNIEIKL from the coding sequence ATGGCAAAACAAAAAATTCGTATCCGTTTAAAAGCGTATGAACACCGAGTATTAGATCAATCTGCAGAGAAAATTGTAGAAACAGCAAAAAGAACAGGGGCAGAAGTTTCTGGACCAATTCCATTACCAACTGACCGTTCAGTTTATACAGTAATCCGCGCGACTCATAAATACAAAGATTCACGCGAACAATTCGAAATGCGTACTCATAAACGTCTAATCGACATCGTGAGTCCAACACCTAAGACAGTTGATGCTTTAATGAAGCTAGACTTACCAAGCGGTGTAAATATTGAAATTAAATTATAA
- the rpsG gene encoding 30S ribosomal protein S7, whose product MPRKGPVTKREVLPDPIYNSKLVTRLINRVMIDGKRGVASSIIYDAFDIIKESTGNDPLEVFEQAMENIMPVLEVKARRVGGSNYQVPVEVRPERRSTLGLRWLVNYARLRGEHTMDQRLAKEIMDAANNSGASVKKREDVHKMAEANRAFAHYRW is encoded by the coding sequence ATGCCTCGAAAAGGTCCTGTTACAAAACGTGAAGTTTTACCAGATCCGATTTATAATTCTAAATTAGTTACCCGTTTAATCAACCGCGTAATGATTGATGGTAAGCGTGGTGTTGCTTCAAGCATTATTTATGATGCATTCGATATTATTAAAGAATCTACAGGAAATGATCCGTTAGAAGTTTTCGAACAAGCTATGGAAAACATTATGCCTGTTCTTGAAGTTAAAGCTCGCCGTGTTGGTGGTTCTAACTATCAAGTACCAGTTGAAGTTCGTCCAGAGCGTCGTTCTACTTTAGGCTTACGTTGGTTAGTTAACTATGCACGTTTACGTGGAGAGCACACTATGGATCAACGTTTAGCTAAAGAAATCATGGATGCTGCTAACAATTCTGGCGCTTCTGTTAAGAAACGTGAAGATGTACATAAAATGGCTGAAGCCAACAGAGCATTTGCACATTATCGTTGGTAA